The following nucleotide sequence is from Paracrocinitomix mangrovi.
GTTTTACATTTTCACCCAAGGCAAACTTGATAAAACCATCTGTTAAAGAATCATTGATTAACATTTCTTCCGGATTGAAACCCCACTTTAGTTTTATCAATGCAGATTGACCACCAATTGGATTAGCCGAACCATGCAACAATTGAGCTGCAGTAACTCCACCTGCTAATTGTCTGTAAATATTAATATCATTTGATCTAACCACATCTGCAATGGATACCTCAGCTGAAATGGCTTGTCCACCTTCATTTACACCTTTACTGATTGCTATATGTGAATGTTCGTCAATAATCCCACAGGTAACATGCTTTCCTTTTGCGTCTATCACAATTGCTCCACCCGGGGCACCACCTGAATTAACGGCTACAATTTTTCCATCTCTAATAGTTACCGAAGCATTTTCTAAAATTCCGACTTCTTCATTGGTCCAAACTGTTGCGTTTTTAATATAGAAGGTTTGTTTTTTGGGTAATTCATCAAAACCATATGAAAGATTTGGATAGTAGATATTGTTTACTCTACTAGTGTCAACTTCAATTTCTTTCTTGTCTTTCTCCTTTTTCTTTTTCTCTTTTGACTTTACGGCCACCCAATCAATCCATTTACCATCAGGCAAAGTTCCGGTTCCTTCTAAAACTCCTAATCCAGGATGATAAGATCCGTTTAATTGAATGATACCATCATAATTTTTATCATGTGTTTCAAAAGACAAACTCAATTGTAAACCTTCAAATGCTAAATCACATTTTACAACTGTGGTATCCATTTTACTGGCTCCAAGTGCATCAGTTTTAATTTCGTAAACATTGATTATTGCTTTAGGTTTATCAATTTCACCCGACACTTTTAATTCGTATACTATGTTTTTGAGATTTAAATCATAGGTCCCATTCAAATCTTCCGCATTAACATCTTTGAATCTAATGCGATCACCATTACTCCAGTTCTCAAATATTTCACCTCCATTAAACAAATCTCCCTTTACAACCAGGAAGTTGGCCAACTTGCCATTTTCTAAAGTTCCTATCATGTCCTCAACACCCAAAAGTTTTGCAGGCGTTTCAGTTAACGATCTCAATGCTTCTTCTTGTGGTAAACCGTGCTCTATGGCTTTTTTGACATTTTTCAAAAAGTCAGATTTTTTCTTCAATCCATCTGTGGTAAAGGCAAATTGCACCCCTGCACGATACATGATATAAGGATTATAAGGCCCCATCTCCCATCTCTTTAAATCCATCATACTTACATATCTTGATGTATATGGATCAGACATATCATAAGGTTCAGGAAAGTTTACAGGAAGAATCAAACTTGCGCCACTGGCTTTAATTTCACTGGCTCTTTCAAACTCATCTCCTCCTCCTTTGGCTATTAAATTAAATCCGAACTCCTTAGCAATATTGGCCGCTCTTAACACTTCCAATTTTGTACTCAATCCAAATACCTGCGGCAACTTCATGTTATCAAGTCCGCTTTGTAGTGAAATATTTTCTTTGTGAATATCCTTTAAACTATCGTACCAAAAGGCATCATAATAAAACTGGCGAATCAAGGCAATTGCTCCCATCTGAGAAGATGGATAAGTTTGTCTAGAAGATCCTCTTGAAAACGAATAGTGATTAGCTGCTTCAGTTTTCAATACATTCTCTTTTTCGTTGAGATTGTTCAATGCCATCAAAACAGAAGTTCCACGCATAATTCCATCTCCATTATGGGTAGAAATTGCGCCAAAACCGGCTTTTAAATAATCATCTTTGTCCTTCAATTCTGCATTATCAAACAATTCGTAGGCGTTTGTTTCCGGATGAATAGCCTGATTCCAGTAATAAGGTCCCTTTTTAAGTGATTCTAATTGAGGATATCCATTTCCTCCTTTTGGTTTTTCAGCTTTTATACCGGAAGAACTGTACATATCAATAAAAGAAGGATAAATGGTAAACCCTTTCAATTTTACAATAACAGCATCTGTTGGTGGAATTTCAACGATTCCGACATTTTTGATTCGACCGTTTTGAACTACCAACATTCCAATTGGTAAGGTCTTGTCAGCACTCACAACAATTTTACATCCGGTTAAAACATAAGTGGTGTTTTTTGGATCATGTGCCCCATTTTCCGGCTCATACTCCTGCGCAAATAATTGCATCCCGCTGAAAAGACCAAAAAATGTGAGTAAAATAAATTTCCCTGTCTGAGAGTGGTTCGACATTTAACTGTAAATTTGGCCAAAAATAAGGATTTATGGA
It contains:
- a CDS encoding amidohydrolase family protein, with the translated sequence MSNHSQTGKFILLTFFGLFSGMQLFAQEYEPENGAHDPKNTTYVLTGCKIVVSADKTLPIGMLVVQNGRIKNVGIVEIPPTDAVIVKLKGFTIYPSFIDMYSSSGIKAEKPKGGNGYPQLESLKKGPYYWNQAIHPETNAYELFDNAELKDKDDYLKAGFGAISTHNGDGIMRGTSVLMALNNLNEKENVLKTEAANHYSFSRGSSRQTYPSSQMGAIALIRQFYYDAFWYDSLKDIHKENISLQSGLDNMKLPQVFGLSTKLEVLRAANIAKEFGFNLIAKGGGDEFERASEIKASGASLILPVNFPEPYDMSDPYTSRYVSMMDLKRWEMGPYNPYIMYRAGVQFAFTTDGLKKKSDFLKNVKKAIEHGLPQEEALRSLTETPAKLLGVEDMIGTLENGKLANFLVVKGDLFNGGEIFENWSNGDRIRFKDVNAEDLNGTYDLNLKNIVYELKVSGEIDKPKAIINVYEIKTDALGASKMDTTVVKCDLAFEGLQLSLSFETHDKNYDGIIQLNGSYHPGLGVLEGTGTLPDGKWIDWVAVKSKEKKKKEKDKKEIEVDTSRVNNIYYPNLSYGFDELPKKQTFYIKNATVWTNEEVGILENASVTIRDGKIVAVNSGGAPGGAIVIDAKGKHVTCGIIDEHSHIAISKGVNEGGQAISAEVSIADVVRSNDINIYRQLAGGVTAAQLLHGSANPIGGQSALIKLKWGFNPEEMLINDSLTDGFIKFALGENVKQANWGDKNVIRFPQTRLGVEQVYYDAFLRAKEYKKEWTKYNRLKIGPPPRRDLELEALAEILDKKRFITCHSYQQGEINMLMKVADSMGFTINTFTHILEGYKVADKMAAHGAGGSTFADWWAYKYEVKEAIPYNAAILQQMGVVTAINSDDAEMGRRLNQEAAKAVKYGGISEIEAWKMVTLNPAKLLHLDDRMGSIKVGKDADIVIWSDNPLSINAKVEKTIVDGILLYDWEKNYELQQRDELERKRIMGMMLEEKKNGGSTRKPVMRKNPQYHCDSEGE